A genomic segment from Amycolatopsis camponoti encodes:
- a CDS encoding imelysin family protein, which translates to MRSRWIVAAVVVAAAAGAVVAFWPDSAAAGDPEIAVSRSSCGTGWSDPKPGPQTFRLHNTGSVTAEVDLIDPATGVIYGEVEGLGAATTRPLQVNLGNGSYAFRCLPEDAGAIVGPAVQVSGGVERTGPGVAPVTHNDLLGPLKAYQQHVTTGLAELVTNTGALKSAVHGGDRAASETAWLTAHLTYERLGAAYDAFGDSDGAINGTADGLPNGTSDRGFTGFHRLEQGLWHAEDLPALGATADQLDTDARALQASFAESQVDGNDLGLRAHEIMENTLQFELTGRTDYGSGTNLATARANLDGTRAVLDVLRPLLAPRYPDLSKVDSWLTRTRTTLDAAHRPDGSWTPLAELPQKERQKLNADVSELTELLAPIAAIAEPRRVS; encoded by the coding sequence GTGCGTAGCCGCTGGATCGTGGCGGCCGTGGTCGTGGCCGCCGCGGCGGGAGCCGTCGTGGCGTTCTGGCCGGACAGCGCGGCCGCCGGCGACCCGGAGATCGCGGTGTCGCGCTCGTCGTGCGGCACCGGCTGGTCGGACCCGAAGCCCGGGCCGCAGACGTTCCGCCTGCACAACACCGGATCGGTGACGGCCGAGGTCGACCTGATCGACCCGGCGACCGGCGTGATCTACGGCGAGGTCGAGGGCCTCGGCGCGGCGACCACCCGGCCGCTGCAGGTCAACCTCGGCAACGGCAGCTACGCGTTCCGCTGCCTGCCCGAGGACGCGGGCGCGATCGTCGGGCCGGCCGTGCAGGTCAGCGGCGGGGTGGAGCGGACCGGCCCGGGCGTCGCGCCGGTGACGCACAACGACCTGCTCGGGCCGCTCAAGGCCTACCAGCAGCACGTCACGACGGGTCTCGCCGAGCTGGTCACGAACACGGGCGCGCTGAAGAGCGCCGTCCACGGCGGCGACCGCGCGGCGAGCGAGACGGCGTGGCTGACGGCCCACCTGACCTACGAGCGGCTGGGCGCGGCGTACGACGCATTCGGCGACTCGGACGGCGCCATCAACGGCACCGCGGACGGCCTCCCGAACGGCACGTCGGACCGGGGTTTCACCGGTTTCCACCGCCTCGAGCAGGGCCTCTGGCACGCCGAGGACCTGCCCGCGCTCGGCGCGACGGCCGACCAGCTGGACACCGACGCCCGCGCGCTGCAGGCGTCGTTCGCCGAGAGCCAGGTCGACGGCAACGACCTCGGCCTGCGCGCGCACGAGATCATGGAGAACACGCTGCAGTTCGAACTGACGGGCCGCACGGACTACGGCAGCGGCACCAACCTGGCCACGGCCCGCGCGAACCTCGACGGCACCCGCGCGGTGCTGGACGTACTCCGCCCGCTGCTGGCGCCGAGGTACCCGGATCTGTCCAAGGTGGACAGCTGGCTGACCCGCACCCGGACCACCTTGGACGCGGCCCACCGGCCGGACGGCAGCTGGACACCGCTGGCGGAGCTGCCGCAGAAGGAGAGGCAGAAGCTGAACGCCGACGTGAGCGAGCTGACGGAGCTGCTGGCCCCGATCGCCGCGATCGCGGAGCCGAGGAGGGTTTCGTGA